The Chitinophaga caeni genome segment TTACTCTTATTTAGCTTTTTGCAAGTCCAATACTAGGTCGTCTTGCTGCACCATGGTACCTTCTGCCAGGTAAATCTTATCAACTTTTCCATCGCGTGTAGCGGTTACGGTTGTCTCCATCTTCATCGCTTCTATGATAAACAAAGGTGTATTTGCAGAAACGGCATCTCCTTGTTTTACCATTAGTTTAGACATTTTACCCTGCAAAGGTGCGCCCACCTCGTTTTCAGGATCACTGGCTTTTTTGTGTACCGGGACTACGCTAGCAACTGATGTATCGCGTACCTGGATCCGGCGTGCATAGCCGTTCAATTCAAAAACAACCGTTCTCATCCCGCTTTCATCCGCAGGTAATATATACAGGAGCTTCACGATGATCGTTTTCCCTTTGCTCAACGTGATCAATATCTCTTCTCCAAGTTTTAACCCGTAAAAGAAAGCCGGCGTCGGGATAGCTTCCACGTTTCCAAATTTCTGTGTATGACGGTAATATTCATCGAACACTTTCGGAAACATGTGGTAGCTGAGATAATCCAAAAATTCAGCGGAAGGGTATTTACCTTGGAAAGCAGCAAAATCACTGTCAAAGTCTACCGGTGGAAGATGTTCGTTTGGCTTTCCTTCCAAGGGCTTTTCTCCTTTCAAAACAATTTTCTGCAATTCGCCGGGGAAACCACCGTAAGGTACACCCAAATCACCTTTGAAAAAGCCTTGTACGCTAGATGGGAATGACAGGTTCTTTGAAGGATCCAACACATCTGCGGCGGTAAGATTGTTAGCCGTCATAAACAAGGCCATATCACCCACAACCTTGGAGCTAGGCGTTACTTTAACGATATCTCCGAACAGGTCGTTTACCACGGCATAATTATGCTTAATGGTTTCAAGTTTATCTCCTAAACCTAAAGATTCAGCCTGCTGGCGGAGGTTACTATACTGCCCACCCGGTATTTCGTTTTCATACACCTGCGCCGTGCCGGACTTCATATCAGACTCAAAAGGGTAATAATATTCGCGCACATCTTCCCAATAATTACTGTATTGGTTCAATGAAGCAAGATTCAAGCGGCTATTCCTTTCATGCCCTTCCAAGATGGCGGCCATAGAATTCAGGTTAGGCTGGGAAGTTAACCCGCTCAAGGAAGCGATGGCGCAATCAACGGCATTGACACCTGCTTCGATAGCCTTGAGGTAAGTAGCAGATTGTACGGAGGCCGTATCATGCGTATGTAGCACGATTGGTAATTTCACCGCATCTTTTAACGCTTCCACCAAAACGGTTGCGGCCTGCGGTTTCAATAAGCCGGCCATATCTTTAATACAGAGCATATGTGCACCTGCATCTTCGAGACGCTTAGCTAGATCCGTGTAATATTGTAGGTTGTACTTATTATTTTCTTTTTGCAACACATCCCCGGTATAACTGATAGCCGCTTGTGCCAAGGAATTAGTGTTTTCCCGGACAAACTTGATACTAGGGGTCATAGCTTCTACCCAGTTGAGCGAATCGAAAATGCGGAAGATGTCGATTCCATTTTCGGCAGATTTCTCGATAAACTTCGCCAATAAATTCTCCGGGTACGCGGAATAACCAACACCGTTCGATCCCCTGAATAACATTTGCAAAAGGATGTTTGGCATTGCCTTGCGTATCTGTTGCAAGCGCTTCCAAGGACATTCATGTAAGAACCTCATCGACACATCGAAAGTGGCGCCACCCCAAACCTCCATCGAGAAAATCTGCGGGTTATTCTTAGCATAGCCTTCTGCTACAGCCATGATATCCTTGGTTCTCACCCGGGTTGCCAACAAGCTCTGGTGAGCGTCCCTGAAAGTGGTATCGGTGAAGTACACCGGTTTTTCTTCCCGCAACCATTTGGAAAATTCTTCCCTGCCAATTTCATTTAAAATATCTTTCGTTCCTCGGGGAAATTCTTGAATAAGATCGAAAGTAGGCACATTGGGAACCCTGAATTTTTTAGAGGGATCTTTTGCCTTCACGTCAGGGTGGCCATTTACCGTTACATCAGCGATGTACATTAAAGTTTTCGTCGCGCGATCACGGATCGGGGAAAGTTTAAATAACTCCGGGTGTTTATCAATAAAGCTCACGGTGCAATTTCCCTTGCGGAATATATCGTGGCTGATAACATTTTCAAGGAATCCGATATTGGTTTTAACACCGCGGATACGGAACTCCCTCATGGTCCGGTGTAACCTGCCGGCAGCACCGGATAAAGTCCTGCCCCAAGCGGTAACTTTCACCAGCATGGAATCGAAGAAAGGGGAAATCTTCACACCGGAATAGGTGCTACCTTCATCCAGGCGGATACCGAACCCACCGGCATTCCTGTAAGCGATAACGGTACCGTAATCGGGTTTAAAGCCATTTTCCGGATCTTCCGTGGTAATCCGGCACTGGATAGCGAAGCCGTTCAAACGCACATCATCCTGGCTTTTCAGGAAAATTTCCGGATCGGAGAGCCGGTGCCCTTCCGCGATTAATATTTGCGAGCGAACGATATCGATACCGGTAACTTCCTCGGTAACGGTATGTTCTACCTGGATCCTGGGGTTTACCTCGATAAAATACACCTTGTTATGGCGATCTACCAAGAACTCGACGGTACCCACGTTATTATAATTTACTTTATGGGCCAAAGCTAAAGCGTAGCCATAAATTTCTTCCCGGGTTTCCAGCGGTAAATTCGGGGAAGGAGCAATTTCCACCACCTTTTGGAAGCGCCTTTGAACGGAGCAATCCCTTTCGTAGAGGTGTAAAATATTGCCGTAATTATCACCCATCAACTGCACTTCGATGTGCTTGGGCTCCTCGATAAATTTCTCTATAAAAATGGTATCATCACCGAAAGCCTTCGCAGCTTCGCCCCGCGCTTCATTGAATGATTTTTCCAATGATTTCTCGTCGTGTACTACGCGCATACCACGGCCGCCGCCGCCATATGCTGCTTTTAAAATCACGGGGAAACCGATCCGTTTAGCCTCCGAAATGGCGATTTCGGTACTTTCTAATTTTGCTTGGCTATCTTCAATCAAGGGAACATTTACGGAACGCGCCAAAGTTTTAGCCGCCACTTTATCTCCCAATTGTGCCATCACCTCAACATTAGGCCCGATGAAAATAATACCTTCCTCCTTGCAACGTTTCGCAAATTGAACATTTTCACTGAGGAAACCATAACCCGGGTGGATAGCATCAACGCCCTGTTCCTTGGCCAGGTGAATAATTCCTTCGATATCAAGATAAGGTTTCAAAGGATCATCGTCTTTCCCTACCTGGTAAGCCTCGTCAGCCTTGTAGCGATGTAGGGAGTAACGGTCTTCGTAAGTAAAAATTGCCACGGTACGAATCCTCAATTCAGCGGCCGCCCTTAAAATTCTAACAGCAATTTCTCCCCTGTTTGCTACTAACAGTTTCTGGATCTTTTTAAGCGATGTGTTGTCCGACATAATTGGTTGAATAAAAACAGATCTAAAATTGTTACGTTCAAAATTACTTGATTCATAACTCCAAATCGATATAAAAGTAATAAAAGAATAAAGCTTTTACTATTGGTTTATCTAATTTTTAGAACTTTTCAATAAATATTATCTAATTATTTCTATGCAATCGATATTTTTTCAAATAAGGCAGATGATTTTGAAATATTATTCAATTATATAATTTGAATATTTTAGATAATATGAAGTATGGGAATGCCAATTGAATTAATTTTGTAAGTCATCATTATGTGGAATTCATATTTAAACAGTTACAAAAGTTTTCTCCAGCTAGAAAAATCATTGACCGATAATTCCGTGGGCGCTTATCTCGGGGATGTAATGAAGTTAGTGCAGTACTTGGAAGCGCACGAGTTAAAAATCGGTCCTTCGGAAATTGGCTTGCACCACTTACAGTCCTTCATCCATTGGGTAGCGAATCTGGGGATGAGCGCCACATCCCAATCAAGGATCATCTCGGGCATCAAGGGATTTTTTAAATTCCTAGTATTAGAAGATGTTATAAAATATGACCCGACAGAATTATTAGAAGCTCCCAAAACTTCGCGGAAACTACCGGATGTATTGAATATAAAGGAGATAGAGATGATGGTAGATGCCATCGAATTAAGGTATAGCAAGAAAGGTAAAAACCAGGGGCTGGACTCATACGAGGGATACCGCAATAAAGCAATACTAGAAACGATGTACAGTTGCGGGCTACGGGTAAGCGAAGTGACCGACCTCAAGATATCTAACCTATTTTTCAAAGCGGGCTTTATCAGGGTAACCGGTAAAGGCAATAAGGAAAGACTGGTACCTATAGGGCAGGCCGCTATAGATCATATTAATGTGTACCGTGAAAAATTCCGCGACCATATGAAGATCCAAACAGGATGCGATGATCTGGTCTTTTTAAACAGGCGCGGCAGTGGCTTGAGCAGGGTCATGATATTTTACGTGATTAAAGAACTTGCATTGAAAGCCGGCATTAAGAAAACGATCTCTCCCCACACCTTCCGGCATTCTTTCGCCACACACCTCGTGGAAGGCGGGGCAGACCTCCGTGCAGTACAGGAAATGCTTGGCCATGAAAGTATTACCACTACGGAGATTTATACCCACCTCGATAGCGAATACTTAAGGCAAACACTAGCTGAATACCACCCCCGCTATATACATAACTTATAAAAACTGCCTTTTTCACCTTTATATCTTCAAGTGAAATTTAATCAAAATTAAAATGTGAAGGAGATTGTGGAAACCTTATGTATTTAACATATTAATGATTATAGGACAAATAAAATATTTCAAAAAATCTATGTATATAGTTACAGATCAATAACTTACGCTTAAATGCATTTCCTTATAATATCGGAGCACTTTCTTTTTTTGGGTAGAATTGACATTCCGGGTACTTGAACGATCGCTATAGGTGTTAGCATCGTTGCCAAGTGTGATATTCAACCTACTGCAAGGACTAAGATCTCTCCTACCCCTCATCGTGGCTATATCCGGGTGTTCGGATAATATCAGCCTGTTTCCATCATAACATTTAAAGTACACGGATGGCCCCGCGGGAAGGTAAATATTGTTATTAGAAACAATGGCTCTTAATCCCTGGTATTGTATATCGGCAGGATTATAATACAAGCAGAAACGTCCATTATCACCGGTTCTACCCCAACTGATCATTTTACCGGACAGCTTATCGAAGGCTTCAATACGGATACCCGGAGCTAACTGGCTGGTTCCTTCCCAGTTGATAGCGCCAGTTATAATCCAGTTTTGAAAACCGGCACGCACCTGGCTCCAATTTTTTCCTGGTACGATGTAAGCGAAAGCGCCCCGGTAATTTCCCTTGTTTCTTGTCCATTGCGGCGTAAACCTTCCCAAATAAAAATGCATGCTTTTAGAAGCAGGTTTAGACATACCAGGAATTTGTTTCAACGAAAGCGTGAATTCCAGCGGTTCCGTGAATAGATGTAATTCTTCCCAGCATAGCGAAAACTGACCATTTTCACCAACGGTAGTTTCGGCTAACAAATAATCTTCATTATGAACTAAATCGGTTTCCTTTATGGGGTAAAAATGCGTGTTGCGGGTGGTGTACTTGGTTACTTTTTTCCTGGATTCACTACAAAAACTCCCCGGTAAAAAAATACTAATTTTTGCTCCGGGTAGGGGTTCAACGTAATCATCGCAGACGAGGGCCGATAGATGCCCGATCAAATGGTAACTCATAGTTTAGTTGCTAGTTTTTCAAAAAAGGGGGTTAACACCACCTGGAGTTGATTGGATTAAGATACAACCGCACATCTCTCTTACTAACGAACAAACATGGTAGAAAGGCCATTGTAATGCAAGAAATTGTATAGTTCATTTATAGAATTTTACCACTGTCCTTTATACAATTTGTTATTACAAAGATTGGCAACTTTCCTGCACCTGGCAAGCGTTAAGACACTAATATTTAAGAATACGTATTTATACGCACGAACCAGGTATTTCTACGCATACTATCGCTTGCTATTGAAAATCAGCATTACATTTAACATTTTTCTACCCACCCCAGCTTTGCTGTGCATTGAAATGCCATTTAGGATTATTATGGGCATCAATTAGCCTTACTTCGGCGGCATCCAGTATAACTACGCTTTTTTACAGTACTTATACTGAAATTAGATTGTTATTTTTTATCCAGGGAATTATCGGGTATCAATACAGTGTTGGCTTTCAGTATATTTATAGGTATTGAACATTCCCGGCTCTCACTTGGCAATATTTTGTAAAGTATTAATTTATAATAATTTTACCCCGCTATTATTTATAAAAACTCCTAAAAACTTCATCATGTCAGATTTTAACAAGGATGCAGGCACCTTTATCCCTTTAGAGCAGGGAGCGAAGTTCACCCAAACTTACCGTACCCAGCAACAAGAAGAGATTAAAAGAGATCCGCAAAAGGCAAAAACCTACCAACTGGGAGCTTTCTTTGGCTCTAACAAACTTAGTCATCTCTTAAGTAACCCGGATGCAGTCGGGCTAAGGATTTATTACGGTTTAGAAGAAAACCCGGACGGTTTATTCGAAAAAAGGTTCGTTATCGTAGCTGTTGATGCTAATGGTAATGATCTGATTAAAACGGAAGTTGCTGTTGGTAAAGGAGATATGGATGATGATGTATTGGATGGCGGCGTATATTGCCCCGTGCAGTGTGGAATTGATGGACCTTTAAACTCCGGAGAATAAAGTGGGTGATCTAACAATCAACATTTTTTTAGCAATGCTGGGGATCGAATGTTTACTTTTGATCCCCTTTGCTACGAGTTATACCTTGTTTAACAGGGCTCAAAAAGCAATCTTTTATTACCTGGTAGTTAGTGTAATACTCGGCCTGGGATCCTATATTATTGCTATTGTCCTGAGGCAAAACAACATGTGGTTCGTGCCTATATTACAGGTTCTACAATTTTTATCCCTTACCATATTTTACTATTCTGTAATTAAGAATCCCCATGTAAAAAAATTCATCCTTTTAATTTTCTTCGCCGGGGCAGTTATCTTCCTTATCGATTATATGAAGATCAGCAACTTCAAAGGTTTCCTTTCCATCTTCGAAAGCTTTAGAACATTCATGTTAATCCTTTACGGTATTATTTTCTTCTTACAACTTTTAAAAGACGAAAAACTGATCGAGCAAGCAATTTATATCAATTCGCTGCCTAATTTCTGGTTTAACGCGGGTTTATTTTTATACCTCTGCTGTTATTTCCTGATGTCGATGGGATATAGCCTGATGCAAAAAACAGGTACCCCGAAGGAAGAAATCCATGCATTCCAGCAATTTATCACGCCTATTCATTATACTTCTGGCATTTTACAACTAATTCTTTTTTATATTGGACTGCGGAAAATTAAACCCGTGAAGTCATGAGTTTCGTGGAAATACTCTTCATCGGCACAATCGTTATGTTCATGATGGGGATTTTTGTTGTAACGCTGGTAATCTTGCAGCAAAAGCAAGTAATCAAGCATAAATTTGAATTGAAGGATAAGGATATCTTGCTTCAAAAAGAACGTTTACGCTCCGCTTTGAAAGGACAAGAAAGCGAACGGAAAAGGATCTCCGAGGATTTGCATGATGAGGTTGGCGCCCAGTTATCCGTATTAAAACTGAACCTTAATTACTTGCAACAAAATGCGCAGCCATCGCAAGTGGATAGGATTAAAGAAACGAAAGAGTTTACGGATACTATAATCCAGCACCTGCGGTTCATCTCTCAAAGCCTGCATCCCCAAGCGCTTGAAAATCTCGGCCTGGACCATGCACTGGATTCCTTCTGTAGCTTGATGAATAAAAACAAGTCCATCAAGATTAGCTACGGGAGCGCTGGAAACGAATACCAGGTCGACAAGGAAGTCGCATTAAATGTTTACAGGGTTGTACAGGAACTGATCAATAATATCATGAAGCACGCCGAAGCACAGCTCGTACGTATCGAGTATGTCGCCTCGGCAAATGGCTTGATCATCAAAATTGAAGATGACGGGAACGGTTTATTGGTAGCCTCTTTCGAAAATTCAAGGCAGCAACAAGGAAGTCTCGGGTTAAAAAATATAGAAAGCCGTTTGAATATTATCGGGGGAAATATCAACTTTGTAAGGAAGTCGCCAAAAGGTACGATCGCTACGGTAACTGTGCCTAATTTTCAACCTACAAAATAAATTTGCCTGGATAATGGGAACAAAGATTAAAGTTGCTATCGCTGATGACCATAAAATATTTCGCAAAGGCGTAATTGATACACTTTCTCCTTATACAAATATAGAAGTGATATTTGAGGCAGAGGATGGCGCCGACCTCCTATCCAGGCTCACGCAGGATCAACCGGACGTGATCTTGATGGATTTAAAGATGCCGAACATAGATGGTATCCAGGCAACGATATCAGCCAAGGAGCAATTCCCGGAAATAAAAGTTATCATTTTGACGATGTACGAGGATGATAATTTTATCTTACATTTGATTGAGAATGGTGCCAATGCATATCTATTGAAAAACAGCGAACCTGAAGAAATTTACGATGCCATCTGCACTACTCATGAAAAGGGTTTTTATTTTAACGAAAATGTAAACCTGGCCTTATTAAAAAAAGTATTACATAAAACGAAACCGCTGCTTAAGACTTCGTTTAAAAATGAAATTGAATTTAGCGAGAGGGAGAAAGAAGTTTTACAGTTAATCTGTAAAGAACATACCACGCAAGAAATCTCTGAAAAATTGTTTTTAAGCCCGAGAACGGTCGAAGGTATTAGGCAAAAGTTGTTGGAAAAAATGAATGTTAAAAATTCTGTCGGCATCGTTGTATATGCTTTCCGTAACGGTTTAATTGATTAACTTGCGTTCGAAGAGCCCTATGAGCCGGTTTAGATTTATCCAAAATTTTGAAGTAGCAACTTTATTTTAATTCCATAATAATCTCGATTAAATATTTATCTATCTAAAATCAAGCACTGTATGAAAACACAGGTGAAATTCCTTGCAATCGCCGCGTTATGCACCGCCATGGGCTTTAACGCCCTGGCTCAAGGCGTGAAGATGCCCGCACCGAGCCCACTCCAGGTAATTAAACAAGATTTTGCTTTATCTAACGTGGAAGTTACATACTCCCGTCCTTCCGTGAAAGGCAGGAGCATTTTCGGAGCACAGGAGCCATACGGCGTAATCTGGCGCACCGGCGCCAATGCTGCCACCAAGGTAAAATTCGGGGAAGATGTTAAAGTAAACGGCATCGCTATCCCGGCCGGCGAATATGCCCTTTATACTATCCCCGGCTCTAGCGAATGGACGGTTATCTTCAACAAGGGTATTAAGAACTGGGGTAAAGACGGCTACAAGGAATCTGACGATGTGGCCAGGTTTACCGTGCAGGCAACACAGATGCCTTTCCCGGTTGAAACATTCTTAATCAACTTCGAAAACATCCGTCCCAGCTCCATGGACATGATGATCATCTGGGAAGAAACCATGGTGTCTTTCGAAATTACAGCCGATATCAATGATAAAATCATGGCGCAAATTGAAGAGGGAATGAAAAATCCTGATTTCAAGAAACGTCCGTATTGGCAAGCCGCTAATTTCTACTTCGAGAATAACTTGAACCTAGATGATGCGTTGAAGTACGTTGATGATGCCATTAAACAAGATGCCACGTTCTGGAAAGTGCATCTGAAAGCAAAAATACTTGCTAAGAAAGGTGATAAAGCCGCTGCAAAAGCTGCCGCGGAACAATCTATCGCATTGGCTAAGACTGCGAAAAATGAAGATTACGTGAGGTTAAATGAAAAATTGATCTCCGCGTTATAATTTATTATCGATGCGAAAAATAGGGAGAAGGTATGCTTTCTCCCTATTTTTTTAACAAGCCACGGTTCATTACCATTTGTATGATTACACCCAAAACTATCACCAATAAACATCCCAATACATTCAACCATAGGAAAGAAATAACGTCCATCATAAATACTACGATCACTACGATTTCCGCCACCAAAGCGGCCCAGAAAATTGCCGTTCCCTTCGTTCTTTTCGCATAAAAAGCCATCAGGAAAATGCCTAGTATCGTTCCGTAAAACCAGGATCCTAATACGTTTACGGCTTCGATCAAGCTGCCTAAACCACTCGCAAACTGTGCCACCGCTATACAGAATATCCCCCATATTAGCGTCCACATCTTTGAAACTCTCAAATAATGCCGATCGCTTCCATCCGGTTTGATCAATCTTTTGTATATATCGATGACCGTTGTTGATGATAAAGAATTCAATGCCGCGGCAATACTACCCCAAGCAGCTAAGAAAATGATGGCAATCAACAGGCCGACCAAGCCCTTTGGCAAGTTATGAATAACAAAATGTAGGAAAATATAATTCGTATCATCCGTATCTGTTCCCGGAGTGGAAGCCTTGATAGCGTCCAGGGCTTCCTTGCGGATTACTTGGGAGGCCTTATCCGTTTGTTGCAAAGCTGATTTCGCCCGGTTTATTTCTGCATCGCTTCCCGTTTTGATCGCGGCAGCCAAAGCTTTAACCTGCACCTGTTTGGTAGTTGATAATTCATTATATTGAGCTTCCAAGGCTTTGATCTTAGGACCTTCCGCGCTTTCATACGACTTTACCAACTGCGCTTCATTAAAATAAATCGGCGCCCGGAAGTATAAATAAAACACGAACACCAAGGCACCTAGCATTAATATTAGGAATTGCATCGGTACTTTCACCAAACCGTTCATTAATAGTCCTAACCTGCTCTCTTTAACAGATTTGGCTGTCAGGTACCGCCCCACTTGCGATTGGTCTGTTCCGAAGTATGAGAATGCCAGGAAGAAACCGCCGATCAAGCCGCTCCAAATATTATACTTATCCTTCCATTTAAAGTCCGTCACAATTACGTTCAACTTATCCATCTTACCGGAAACATGCAAAGCATCGGTAAACGAAACATCCGCCGGTAATAAATGGACCACCATCCAACCGGCTAAGAACATCCCGGTAAAAACGATCACCAGTTGCAAAGTTTGCGTATAAGAAACTGCTTTCGTTCCACCCATCACGGTATATATAATCAACAGTCCTCCCATGCCGATGTTCGTCCAAAATATACTCCAACCTAATAGGCTTGAGAGTATGATCGATGGTGCACAGATACTGATTCCCGTGGAGAGGCCGCGGGATAACATGAATAATACGGAGGTTAAAGTCCGGGTTTTAACATCGAACCTGGATTCTAAGAATTCGTAAGCGGTATATACTTTCAGCTTATGGTATATCGGCACAAAAGTGACACAAAGGATTACCATTGCCAAAGGCAATCCAAAATAGTACTGAACAAAGCGCATACCATCAGTATATGCTTGCCCTGGCGCCGAAAGGAAGGTTATTGCGCTGGCCTGCGTGCCAATAATCGAAAGCAACACGATAAACCAGGGCATCGATTTATTTCCTAGGAAGTAACTATCTATATCCCGTTGGTCTCTACTTTTCCAAATGCCGTAAACGATGATAGCTATTAAGGTAAATGAAAGTACGATCCAATCTAAAGAACTCATGAAAATGTTTTGGTGAAAGCATAAAAAAGTATAATCAACATGGCTAACCATGCGATCACTAAAATGTACCAGTAATTCCAACTAGGGAATAACGGCGGTTTTTCCTCTTGATCTGATCCAGGCATATTAATAACTAATTTCGTTTAGATAATAATCCACCGCTCAGCAAACCTAAAGCCAGGCCAATCATTAAACCTATATGGATCCGCTTAATGGCAAATCCCGCTAAAATCCCGATGACCACGCATACGATCCCGGCGATATTCAGTCTTGACCTATCTGGTTCTTTCTTTCCCATATTAATTTTTATTGTCCGTTAGCTATATTTTTCCCCGGTAGCTTGGAGATTAAGTTTACAAATAATCGGTAGGCGCCCGGTACACCTGCCGGCAATTGCCGAAAGAATGACAAGCTCGTGTAAACATATTTACCCTTGCCATAATTAGTGACGATCGTAGCGCCATCCAGATCATTTTCATCAGGATCCGACATCGTGAATAACTTGGCATACTTGGGATCAGCGTTACCCGTAAAATACAAGCCCCTCTCCTGGATCCAGCCGTCGAAATCTGATGGAGTAATTTTATTAGGGTAATTAAATGCCAAGTTAGTTGCATCCTGTAGCGTTACAGGCGCCTTTTCATCCGTTACCCGGTCCCTCGTAATTTGGAATGGGTACGGACCTAATTCATTCATTTTAAGCCTGCTGTTTACATTATACTGGACCAGCAATGTGCCGCCGCCTTTTACAAAATCCATGAGCTTAGGTTGCCAAATAGGCATCCTGCCTTGTGTATTATAAGCCCTAACACCAGTAATAATAGCATCATACTGTTGCAGGTTTCCGGACATAATATCTGCATCAGATAAAATGTCTACTTGGTATCCAACTTGTCTCAAGGATTCCGCGACTTTATCACCGGCTCCGGGAATATAGCCGATCTTATTACCATCATGTTTTAGGTTAACAGTAACCAGCTTGCCTTGGGCTAATGGGAATAAGGTAATTTTAGGAATATGATCGTAGTTGATGATCGTTAGGCTACGGTCAAATTCCTGGTGATCGACATTTATAGTCAGGGTAAATTCGCCGGTATTGTTACTACCTACGCCGGTGGATATTACATCGAAATAAACATCTTGTTCCCCATTTTTCAAACCGATATTAAAACTTTGCGTAGCTTGTTGTATGCTATAGCCTTTAGGCACATGTAATGTTACGGTACCTTTAACTGCCGCGGCAGTAGCTTTTAATTTTACAGGAATTTTTTGCGGGGCTTTACCCGTAAAAATATACACCGGGTCAGCGATATTAGCAACAACCGGGGGGGCAAATATTAAAGGCTCATATACTTCCCCTTTTACGGGATCCGTATATTTATAAGAAACGGGTCGAACTATGTCGAAGCTTTCCCCTGCAATTTCTAAATGGTAATGTGCTGTTAGAGCAGGGTCATTCCAAGGTTTGCCAATTAATTCTTGGCGGTTTACCACGTACATACCGACGGGATGTTCAGCATTCAGCCAATACGGGTTAGTAAACTGCGCATTATTAGGTATGCTATAGTTCTTATTGAAGGAGATATATTCGTTGGTAGGCAACAGCATATTCAAGCTGCTATCTTTACTATCCCATCCGATGCTTTTCAGGGTTACACTTGCATTTCCCCTGTTGATGATATCTATTTTGCCATCCAGCGTCTGCCCCGGTGAGTACATTGGTTGATTGCTATAAGCTTCCATCCATACTCCCGCACATGCCATGATGATTTCATCCATGGCTTTTAACTTCTGTGTTTTCCAAGCTACCCGGTTATCTAGCTGTTGCAAGGCTTTCTTCACTGCAATTAAAGCCGGGATCGAAGCAGCGGGATCTTGCGCGTTATAATTGTCAATGATGGATTGAACTTGTTTGCCAATGCTACTTCCATCACGGGATTGAGACATGTCCGTAACGATCCCGTCCATCAAGGATTCTTTCGGTTGATCACCTTTGATCGTTGCAAAATATTCATAAGAGGCCCCCCTGGTAGCTGCCACACCGAAACCTTGACTTTTATGTTGGGAGCGGCTTTCCGCGGCTATTTCCCCGTATCCTTTGCCAAGCAAATAGTTATATGCCCCTACATTTAACTTGAATTGATCCGGTTTAATTGTATTGTTACCCCCGAAGTTGAAAGTATTCCAAAGTAAGCGTTTCGCTTGCCATGTACCAACATATTTCAATTGCCCAGGGAACATCTTCGGGTTTGCGGCTGCTTCGAATGCTTCGGCAGCAATCATAGCAGAAGCGGTATGATGCCCATGCCCGGCCCTACTATCTGCCGGGAAACGGCAAATAATAACAT includes the following:
- a CDS encoding DUF2911 domain-containing protein; protein product: MKTQVKFLAIAALCTAMGFNALAQGVKMPAPSPLQVIKQDFALSNVEVTYSRPSVKGRSIFGAQEPYGVIWRTGANAATKVKFGEDVKVNGIAIPAGEYALYTIPGSSEWTVIFNKGIKNWGKDGYKESDDVARFTVQATQMPFPVETFLINFENIRPSSMDMMIIWEETMVSFEITADINDKIMAQIEEGMKNPDFKKRPYWQAANFYFENNLNLDDALKYVDDAIKQDATFWKVHLKAKILAKKGDKAAAKAAAEQSIALAKTAKNEDYVRLNEKLISAL
- a CDS encoding sodium:solute symporter, encoding MSSLDWIVLSFTLIAIIVYGIWKSRDQRDIDSYFLGNKSMPWFIVLLSIIGTQASAITFLSAPGQAYTDGMRFVQYYFGLPLAMVILCVTFVPIYHKLKVYTAYEFLESRFDVKTRTLTSVLFMLSRGLSTGISICAPSIILSSLLGWSIFWTNIGMGGLLIIYTVMGGTKAVSYTQTLQLVIVFTGMFLAGWMVVHLLPADVSFTDALHVSGKMDKLNVIVTDFKWKDKYNIWSGLIGGFFLAFSYFGTDQSQVGRYLTAKSVKESRLGLLMNGLVKVPMQFLILMLGALVFVFYLYFRAPIYFNEAQLVKSYESAEGPKIKALEAQYNELSTTKQVQVKALAAAIKTGSDAEINRAKSALQQTDKASQVIRKEALDAIKASTPGTDTDDTNYIFLHFVIHNLPKGLVGLLIAIIFLAAWGSIAAALNSLSSTTVIDIYKRLIKPDGSDRHYLRVSKMWTLIWGIFCIAVAQFASGLGSLIEAVNVLGSWFYGTILGIFLMAFYAKRTKGTAIFWAALVAEIVVIVVFMMDVISFLWLNVLGCLLVIVLGVIIQMVMNRGLLKK
- a CDS encoding PIG-L family deacetylase; its protein translation is MIRKTIFTVMVLLTCFTSFSFGQATPATNSADILLRLKKLKTLGNVLYFAAHPDDENTRLIAYLSKENLYRTGYLSLTRGDGGQNLIGNEQAELLGAIRTQELLAARRIDGGEQFFTRANDFGFCKNPEEAFRIWNKEQVLADAVWVIRNFKPDVIICRFPADSRAGHGHHTASAMIAAEAFEAAANPKMFPGQLKYVGTWQAKRLLWNTFNFGGNNTIKPDQFKLNVGAYNYLLGKGYGEIAAESRSQHKSQGFGVAATRGASYEYFATIKGDQPKESLMDGIVTDMSQSRDGSSIGKQVQSIIDNYNAQDPAASIPALIAVKKALQQLDNRVAWKTQKLKAMDEIIMACAGVWMEAYSNQPMYSPGQTLDGKIDIINRGNASVTLKSIGWDSKDSSLNMLLPTNEYISFNKNYSIPNNAQFTNPYWLNAEHPVGMYVVNRQELIGKPWNDPALTAHYHLEIAGESFDIVRPVSYKYTDPVKGEVYEPLIFAPPVVANIADPVYIFTGKAPQKIPVKLKATAAAVKGTVTLHVPKGYSIQQATQSFNIGLKNGEQDVYFDVISTGVGSNNTGEFTLTINVDHQEFDRSLTIINYDHIPKITLFPLAQGKLVTVNLKHDGNKIGYIPGAGDKVAESLRQVGYQVDILSDADIMSGNLQQYDAIITGVRAYNTQGRMPIWQPKLMDFVKGGGTLLVQYNVNSRLKMNELGPYPFQITRDRVTDEKAPVTLQDATNLAFNYPNKITPSDFDGWIQERGLYFTGNADPKYAKLFTMSDPDENDLDGATIVTNYGKGKYVYTSLSFFRQLPAGVPGAYRLFVNLISKLPGKNIANGQ